The following nucleotide sequence is from Triticum dicoccoides isolate Atlit2015 ecotype Zavitan chromosome 7B, WEW_v2.0, whole genome shotgun sequence.
TACNNNNNNNNNNNNNNNNNNNNNNNNNNNNNNNNNNNNNNNNNNNNNNNNNNNNNNNNNNNNNNNNNNNNNNNNNNNNNNNNNNNNNNNNNNNNNNNNNNNNNNNNNNNNNNNNNNNNNNNNNNNNNNNNNNNNNNNNNNNNNNNNNNNNNNNNNNNNNNNNNNNNNNNNNNNNNNNNNNNNNNNNNNNNNNNNNNNNNNNNNNNNNNNNNNNNNNNNNNNNNNNNNNNNNNNNNNNNNNNNNNNNNNNNNNNNNNNNNNNNNNNNNNNNNNNNNNNNNNNNNNNNNNNNNNNNNNNNNNNNNNNNNNNNNNNNNNNNNNNNNNNNNNNNNNNNNNNNNNNNNNNNNNNNNNNNNNNNNNNNNNNNNNNNNNNNNNNNNNNNNNNNNNNNNNNNNNNNNNNNNNNNNNacacacacacacacacacagggagTTGATCATCGTATCTTGTTAGGCAGGAGAGCTGCGTCATCCAGCAATAAGCTAGTTTTATGTTCCTTTTTGGAGATAAGGCAATGCGTTACCTTTCCTTTTTCTTCTTGATTGAAGActatgttttgaattttaaaaaattcTACATCCTCCGTCTGTAATTAGTTGCcgctcaaacagatgtatctaATATACTGTAAATAAGATTATGGTAAATAAGTATGTCGAAGAGATAGTGTTTCTTTCGATGCGTAAAATTCTAATTTCGAACACAAATTCATCTATGAGGTATGAAAAAACAAGTTCCGCAATGAATAGCGCACGACAGTTAAACTCACTATTTATTACTTAATTTGTTTAATACATCGTAAATGAATTTGTGTTTGATCTTCAAATTTCACACAGATGAATGGCAACCATCACTACGCTTTGTCGGCCGAGTGGAAGCGCTTCGTCATTGACGTGAACACAAGTACAAAGTTACAAAATAACTGAAAACATATTCATGGAACCCAAGTGGACATCAAGTTCATAcaaattagtttttttttcttttagggAAGTTCATACAAATTAGTTACCTGGAGATTAGTAGCAATGTGTGTATCTTGAAGATAAAGTGGAGAATCGGATGTCGTAAGGAGTGTAAGTTGTCTGGCGAGACGTAAATAAGCCAACAATGACAAAAAATGTACGAAGTAAAAATAAACGTGAAAAGAAAATTTCCCAATTTGCAAGCAGTTTCTATACATTTACATCAGGCTCCCATTCTCATTAATTCTAATAAACATGAAACCAATAACAGATGAAACCAAACGATCACAACATTAATTTCTGGAACCGAACTGACAAGCACACCCCAATCTACATATACTTGAACAGGACCACAAATAAGCGGGTTTTTTTTAACGAAAGTGGTTTTCCCCTGACCCATTTTATAGAATAAATAAGCGGGCATCAGAGGACATTTCATCATTTCTTCTTGGCAAATTCCTTAGCCTGCTTCTTTTCTCGCTCCAACTTCTCAAACACGCTGCCATCATAGACCGCCTTCATAGTCTCCTTGTGAAGAAACCCCTCCTTGTCTTTGCACAGAAAGTAGAGAAGTCTCCACTCTCCAAAGGCGCCCACCCTGCCATGTTTTATTTTGGCCAAAAACGTGAGCTCGAAAAGAGTAAGGTATTTGCATCTTTTACATTATTCATACTCCAGATGAGGTAATCTTAACGTCCTTTGAAATCTTTAGGGTCCCTGTTTGCTTTGAGCATCTCCCCCAGCTCTTTGCTCGTTAGCGCATCAGGCCTGGTGTGGGCGTGCTTCTTGAATATCTCCTCAAACTTCTCAGGAACGAACCTGCAATTTTCGCCAAATGTGAAGTTAGCAACAATGCGCGGGCACCCATGTTAATCTTTCTAGGTATCTCAACCTTATTATGCAGTCAATTGAGTGGAGaaactagtactactactaatactactactactactactactactactactacNNNNNNNNNNNNNNNNNNNNNNNNNNNNNNNNNNNNNNNNNNNNNNNNNNNNNNNNNNNNNNNNNNNNNNNNNNNNNNNNNNNNNNNNNNNNNNNNNNNNNNNNNNNNNNNNNNNNNNNNNNNNNNNNNNNNNNNNNNNNNNNNNNNNNNNNNNNNNNNNNNNNNNNNNNNNNNNNNNNNNNNNNNNNNNNNNNNNNNNNNNNNNNNNNNNNNNNNNNNNNNNNNNNNNNNNNNNNNNNNNNNNNNNNNNNNNNNNNNNNNNNNNNNNNNNNNNNNNNNNNNNNNNNNNNNNNNNNNNNNNNNNNNNNNNNNNNNNNNNNNNNNNNNNNNNNNNNNNNNNNNNNNNNNNNNNNNNNNNNNNNNNNNNNNNNNNNNNNNNNNNNNNNNNNNNNNTCTCTCGAACATACATGACATTTTAGGTATGGACAATCTTCAAGACTCGTCTTTACAAAAATTAAGATATAGTAGTAACTATGAAAGTTATTTTCATTTTCACAACTCAACAATGTACTTATATATATGTTGGCGTTCTAAGTTAGAGCAGATTAATTGTAGAGTTTGTAAGACGTCGTCGTCTACTTTGAAATAGAAGCAATAGATTCTCTCATCGGTGGCATGGGCATGATCTGTCTGCCCTAGCTAGGGCGGCGGGCATGCACATGCTGGTAGGCTAAGTTAGAGTCGTCGTAGCTATAAGATAGTACCTTCCGTTGGTGTCGTACACGTCTGTGTCACTCCCATGCTTGCCCTGCTGGATGGTCTTCACGTAGATTGGAAACTTGAAGGCTGGAGGTTTCACGTTCGCCTGCAGCAATATATAAACTCGAGTCGATCAGCACCTCTTTACGCAAGAAAAATAATAATGAAAGCTCATTTCATACCACTTGGTTCAGTTTTGACAGATCCCAACTGCTTTCTTGATGCAAGTAGAGTACGTATAAATCTATTTCGTTCCTGCTTCCTATTCTGGTAAAACTAGCTGGCATCTCTGCGGTGCACCATTTGAAAGGAAGCAAACGCGCCCGCCAAACCCGCCGGAAGGCGCGCGCGAAGCCAAAAAGGGAAAGACAAAAGGGAAACGAAATGACTAGCTGCTGATCGCCAGCCGTCCAACTAGTTCGCTTACAGCACCAAGTCATCAACAACACTGGCCCTATTTGGATCCCTATGTTAGAGTTAGTTTTAGTCAGTTgaggctcaaataacccaaaagtattcaaacatgatgggttagtttgggttagttggatcTAACCCATCCTAAAAAACTAGCCCGCACTAGAggagcttatttgggttagttctcttGGACCCACTAGAAAAATTAGTAAAAAAAAGTTATCCTTCCCATTCAAaaaggtccaaagtagtcaaatgattgagaaagaatattttattatcaatctaaccctaccatccaaacaactttttggttagagttagtttagggttagtttggagttagaatctaactctaacctctaattgagttagagtatcaaacaggaccaGTGCTGTAGTAGCATCAGGAACAGTGCACTAGGCGCGCATCTCCGTCTCCGTGTCATCCACATGGCGGAGAGAGAGATCGATGGACCAGCGAGAGGGTTTTGCGTACATACGTACCGGTACCGTcttggcactactagggaaaaggctagcagcagcacgggttttagatgtgtcagtagcgcgggtacccgcgctactaataaggcgctacagctaactcatagcagtagcgcgtgcgcacccgcgctactgctacacaagtgtagcagcagcgcgattaggtgaagctcgctactgctagtagcgctAGCGCTCTTTGGCTGGACGTGCTATTGCTActgtggcgctgctgctaactttcatacactcgctactgctaatttaagtagttttttttggcatatttgttttgtatttgaataggctttgtagaagaatctttagcacatagaaatgtcatcatgatacacatacaaatgcctgcgagaccacaaatgtaatcatagcatgtacatacaaatagtctcatcataatcatcatccaacacaaagtgatatcttgtcatcatctcgaaaatagcgatacatgcaagtctcgaatacttgcaactacaacaacgtcatccatctaaacaaaggtatacgcaagaagtgctatcactatgaatgagagcggaactatgcagtacatgaggtggcggttacgagtcctctctcgcgctagcgtgaacctcaagtaactagcttctccttcttatctgcttttgaagcctttatggctggcgcccgtgaacccattcacttgcgcctgacactcatgccactcgtcgtacacccccggaaccttccctttgtacacgacatagcatttccatctcgccatcaagaaactaggtacctgttagagatgcatgttcatgaagaggatgtacaatcatatatatgcaacaaaatatactagagcaacaccgaaaaagaaagggttagcaactagatgcaacatatacagtacgcaaatgaattaactagaggtacgcaggtcatcgtacacaaactaacaaagtagcattacgcaagttcggcagggaccgtggacgatcacaaagtttcatcgctacaaaaagtatacaagttcaatcgACACatgtcatcatcatcggcatcataaatcactagaagttccatccttccatatcatcgaggacgaaccctagcttcttgaacggcgtgaggtctagacgttgcatgcctatgcgagttcggacgtcagctcgcgatatagggccatggtggaacatccccttctcatcgacgacttctttcatgatgatcgtcgcaatgtcgctttggatgcgaaagaagtcatctctaagtttataattcgcttctccatgagattgtagccacttgtggatatgatcatcatttctgctgttaatgcgaagcttttggtgatccgtgttgaactgaatcatgagatggacgatgtagaatccatccttcttgcttggttttgggacatggatgtaggagaagttagttttatgcgcgaaacccatcttcttgttcctttgtttcttgatatgcacgtggccacctctaaagctgaagccttggagagcatcatctagaatattcattatgtgggtgtagtcctttttcttgtagtctctggaagggtcaaaatacacggcgtgggagacttgcgggtaaagaacgataaggacggcgcgcccgttgctgcggggaaaagacacctcaaattattccccatatgagagagaaggaatgattgaaatgtacgaaagggttgtccggaactgacttactttggatgataaggcacgaggacaatttcccggtccttattctgtaccatgaagttttggaggtactccctagcagtttcacgctcaaagtcgccgagactcaagaaagactcatgcatgtagtacggatccgccacacaaatttgcgagacttcttcactcttcatgacggagctcatatgtagcgcaaaaagacgaacgatagtaaaatcaagccgccttgttagaaacatctcaaagatatggtcaaaccgcaggaagaacacctccgcgggccatgtgtcgacgtagcacttcccctcaggcacacgagccgcgtatgtcggatatcctggatcctttgaggctagtaggcttttctcagtcgacaacacatggtcgtgcagtctcctgagatcccctgatagtgcctccagcgatttcggcggtagcatcggctcgcccgtgagatggaacatgaccgcacctttcacgggtacacgctcttcagaatgcatcgtctggctgctgtgtgctctggcttgtttggaggcagttaccttccccgatctcttcctctcctttttcttgggcacaccttccagacccttccttaacccctgcccaagtgttcccgggctaagtactgaacgaccctcgcgcccggctagttgagcctgtgttgaggcggcatcttcaggcgtgtcctgtgaggattttatgaagagagactttttgcaatccatggtacgaccctgcccgggcatatcatccatatccccattagcaagctgatagcccgattcgtcatatggttgactcatcatatctatgtcacagtcatacgcgtttgtattgaggtaatccatagggtcgacctccgtctcatcatccattctctgttctacaggagaaattacatcagccagtactattgcacccccttcatcatgtcgtccgccgctctcacccgacactacaggagctggtaattgcgtaggcggggtggtggtctccacacacgcttgttgatgtgtggtagttattggtgtgctctcggccggctccagacgaataagattcttcgaccatagcagcacccaacccttgcagcttccaatccgcagcggggtctcgtcgtcctctcccacatgttgtactggaggaggcaaatcctcgtgccccgatttcacactggtcaagctaaccctgaagtgcccagcgggatcagctggttgtggaacgtgcgttgagaggggtccattatcatcccctttcccacgtccaccttctggcctttgatcaagtagagtatggtgcacggcgtttctttcgcctgcaaacacatatgtctgtggcgtaaaacaaccgaaaggaaaCAAAAatagaatattatatatatatatatatatatatatgttggtgcgacatgtaattaccgtgacggcgttgagctcagccaaagacgaaggcccacctagcgtgcctgagactgaggacgggctgctatgagcgggagcggctgcgagaggaggcccggttgcttgaacaagtgatggtgcgatggtgttattgttcatggagttgctcgcgacgaaactgggcatcgggaaatcatgtaccgtcttgtctggattttccttcgcccagttgatgataactggaaccaagttagtagcgaaatcatttctgcaggcagttacagctgcattgactgcctgctgtagcaactcatatttgtcctcagctgcttttttcgcgtcctcagctgcttttttctcgaccgcaagcttcacctttgcgtcgatgtccgcctgactaaacttctttttctgcttcttggcctccgggctattgttgtaaaacaccttccacgtggcgccgtctccagcgccgtgcacacgaccatattgcggccgctggtccaacgggagtcccttaagttcgttcaaggcccggttgagaggggtgtcccacttgggcctcatcggagaag
It contains:
- the LOC119335318 gene encoding probable peroxygenase 5; amino-acid sequence: MASKPADAAGSQQQVKEEPSMADVYSGHELTPLQKHAAFFDRNRDDIIYPSETYQGLHAIGCGVVVSAAGAVFINGLHAAKTVPANVKPPAFKFPIYVKTIQQGKHGSDTDVYDTNGRFVPEKFEEIFKKHAHTRPDALTSKELGEMLKANRDPKDFKGRVGAFGEWRLLYFLCKDKEGFLHKETMKAVYDGSVFEKLEREKKQAKEFAKKK